The DNA sequence CTCGAACAAAACCATGGTGGTCAGAAGAGCGATAAAGCTGATCTGATAAAGCACGAAACTGAGAACAATAGAAAACAAATGATACACACTCAATTTTAGTAAACCTCAAGATGCATTAAAAAATACACATTCACATAAAAAGTCTAGGAAGCAAACTGAAAAAAGATAATACCTGACAATTACCATCTCCCTGGACCTTACGTTCAACCAAATCATATATCTGCAATCTATAAGAAAATGAGGTTTTACTAAGCAATACATCAGTTAATAAGGTGACTAAAACAGCGAGTATATCTACTATCACATGTTGAATATTTTCTGCTTACAGCTATCACACattgaattttttgaaatattttgcaTACACGTATTCACCACAACAATAAgaaaattgttattttcataaccattaAACAGTTGGATGACTGAAGGTAACATGTGTAATACAATTTACAAAACATAAAGagctaaaataatgaaaaagaaCTCCAATATAAATGTTAAACATGtcattaattactaaaataataaaggtcaacctaaataaaaaaaaacaactgcTTCGATAATTGTAACATTCTCAAGTCCCCATATATTATACCCCTACAGAAAATTCTGGACCAATAAATTCCCTCCGTAGGGTTTCTTATCCATAGTTCAGAGTGTTCTCTTTCATATCGACCTCCATCCAACCTACTCAACTAAGTCATTATGATCTTATAAAGCAAATGCACAAATGATTGTAGACTTCTCAGGGTTTTGTAGTGCAGCTAGTGCTAAGAATAAATTTAACCCATGAACATAACATATATTAATTgcaagagaaaaaaataaaatctcttATAATGTTTGTCAGCACTTCACAAAGCACATTACTCAATGAAATTCTATACCAGTTATGTCTGTTATCAAAATTCCATAAGAACTTAGTAGTGTCGAAGAAGTTAATAATATACATACATGGATAagagacaaaagtctttaataCAATAGAGAATTTAACACTAGACCTTTCTAGAAGCCTCTCGTGATCTGATATCTCCTCATCAattgaaggaattttttcaattGTCCTAGGAACATGCTGCCAAATGAAATAAATCACCAATATAAGTATATTCTAAAAATGCAAACCAAATTTAAATGACTAAACAAACTACATATATCATGCGTTATCCCCATGAAATGACATCAACCCAATTAAAGGTATAATAACATCTCACAGCAATCACTCACAGGAACGGGAACCATCTGATTCAGTCTTCTGCCAACTTCACTATCAAGCGAAGACTCGTCTGTTATGTCCAATGCATATGACCAGTCTTCCCCATTGCTTAAGTTTTCTCCTttgctttcggctgggacaGAATATGTAAAGATAGATCCCATCCCATCTTCCACATCTCCATTTATCCTTATGCCAGAATCAATTTCCACCCCTGCTTTATCTTCTGTATAACCATCTACTAAAGTTCCATTGTTGTGATGACCTTCTGTGTTCCCATTACTACCATGACCATTTTCCATATTCCAAACGTTCTCATGTCCTATACATCATTATAAGTCAAGTTCCAATAAGGATGAAAGAAACACGGAAAGAATAAccatttgttaaaaaaatatctaaccttcCATTTTCCCATAATCAGAGCTATCATGCCTCTTTGAAGGTCCAAGCCAATCTTGCGCAAGAATTGATTGTTGCAAGTGATCTTCTTCAAAAACAGGACGTCCTGAGTTTTCTGCTGAAGCAAGTCTTGATAACTCCTCTTGATAAGCATGAGCTATAACTTCATCATTTTCAACATTATTGGGCTCAACATAGCATTCTTGAACATATTCCACTTTACTAAAATCAGGGTCATATCTAGTAACAGTACTATGAGAGGTGTCATTTGAAAGAGTGCAAACATCTAACAGATGAAGATTCCATCTCTTAACATCCGGGTCCCAATTATCCATTGTCATTGGGTTGGATACTAGTTTTAGAATATgtgtaatttcaaataaatatccttGCTTTATTCTATAATCTCACTAAACTTTGATAgctcctgaaaaaaaaaaaaacacaaagctTAATAATTATAAGCATAAAACCATTTGCTTCCAAAAGCTATCTAACTTGTGAAACCCACTTTctgaataaagaaacaaaaaacaCACCTTTCAATCAATAAACTTCAATCATTACACATCTAAAATCACTAATCCACATACCCATAAATCCATCGGTTCTAAACCAGACAATAAATACCTAAAATACAAGTATATAACAACATTAAAGCTTAATCAAACATTATAAACCTTATCCATAGATCAAACTACAAACATAttcagaaaaaaagaaaaaagaaaaacgcGCATAGAACCCTAATCCACAGATTAATTGCTTCCATCCATCAAACCAAAAACAAAACCATATAAAATAGAAGTTTCAAAGCATGCACCGAGATGAAATGAATCCATAAAAAGAAAGAACAAAACTCAGATTACTCGATCATCaaccattaaaaaataaatcaaatgagAAATTATACGGACCTTAAGAGGAGGGAAAATATCTG is a window from the Cannabis sativa cultivar Pink pepper isolate KNU-18-1 chromosome 1, ASM2916894v1, whole genome shotgun sequence genome containing:
- the LOC115705667 gene encoding OVARIAN TUMOR DOMAIN-containing deubiquitinating enzyme 9; amino-acid sequence: MTMDNWDPDVKRWNLHLLDVCTLSNDTSHSTVTRYDPDFSKVEYVQECYVEPNNVENDEVIAHAYQEELSRLASAENSGRPVFEEDHLQQSILAQDWLGPSKRHDSSDYGKMEGHENVWNMENGHGSNGNTEGHHNNGTLVDGYTEDKAGVEIDSGIRINGDVEDGMGSIFTYSVPAESKGENLSNGEDWSYALDITDESSLDSEVGRRLNQMVPVPHVPRTIEKIPSIDEEISDHERLLERLQIYDLVERKVQGDGNCQFRALSDQLYRSSDHHGFVREQIIQQLKGQPQTYEGYVPMGYVDYLKKMSKNGEWGDHVTLQAAADWYGVKIFVLTSFKDTCYIEILPQSQKSNRVIFLSFWAEVHYNSIYPEGEVPEPCTRKKKKWWNIITS